One Xylanibacillus composti genomic region harbors:
- a CDS encoding glycosyltransferase family 2 protein: MNIVIPIAGEGRRFRHAGFRLPKVMLETAGKPMLYWALDSLQPLLADHRVIFVCLSRDLQAYSLDQTILDYCPHADILGLDAPTRGQAESVWAARTILDKDEPLLIYNGDTYTKIDERSLLGFHQDDGMIPVFRSSDPAFSYVLTNGDGKVVQVREKEVISAWATTGLYGFSRTELFLAAAEKALAEQRKADGEYYVAPLYNDLIGQGYSFRIEPVKLCLPIGTPEQWRYFQSVIHSGKGEGGR, translated from the coding sequence ATGAATATCGTCATTCCGATCGCCGGGGAAGGACGCAGGTTTCGCCATGCGGGCTTTCGCTTGCCTAAAGTGATGCTTGAGACTGCGGGGAAGCCTATGCTGTACTGGGCTCTGGACAGCCTGCAGCCGCTGCTGGCTGACCATCGCGTGATCTTCGTCTGCTTGTCCAGGGATCTGCAAGCTTATTCGCTGGACCAAACCATTCTTGATTATTGTCCGCATGCAGACATCCTGGGGCTCGACGCTCCCACCCGGGGACAAGCGGAGTCGGTATGGGCAGCCCGGACTATTCTCGATAAGGATGAGCCGTTGCTGATCTACAATGGGGATACATACACGAAGATCGACGAGCGTTCGCTGCTTGGGTTTCATCAGGATGACGGGATGATTCCGGTTTTTCGGTCCAGTGACCCTGCCTTCAGCTACGTGTTGACCAACGGGGATGGCAAGGTAGTCCAGGTGCGCGAGAAGGAAGTGATCTCGGCTTGGGCAACGACTGGCCTTTACGGGTTCAGCCGTACAGAACTGTTTCTGGCTGCAGCGGAAAAGGCGCTCGCTGAGCAGCGCAAAGCAGATGGGGAGTACTACGTTGCCCCTCTTTACAACGATTTGATCGGACAAGGATATTCCTTTCGCATCGAACCGGTGAAGCTATGCCTGCCGATAGGGACGCCGGAGCAGTGGAGGTACTTTCAGTCCGTTATCCATTCGGGAAAAGGGGAAGGAGGCAGATGA
- a CDS encoding sigma-70 family RNA polymerase sigma factor, giving the protein MGAGDERELVARAARGDTEAYSALLNQYSNAVYAAASNIVRDHHLAQDLAQEAFVKAWFKLGSLQDQEKFGSWLLIIVRRICLDWLRRAKLVETTELPADLTDGENAETIMHRRDARHRVRQAINLLEESNRSVAILYFMNGYSAREIGGHLNLSVSAVESRIKRTKKKLKEELMDMAEQKAGNEKVEQTNQVIHDEVMWRITPRIATVEIPVSNLKRSIEWYTNTFGLSVWVELNNAALLHVQGKNATSAPGIYLVETESPERLTFKNSHTGVEHSVIDFYVPDLERFHVFCSDQKLTVSKINYIEGMGKQGGFGIKDPDGNSIGITNATLFGAKPEDYL; this is encoded by the coding sequence ATGGGAGCCGGCGATGAGCGCGAACTCGTGGCCAGGGCTGCTCGCGGTGATACAGAAGCTTACTCCGCCTTGCTGAACCAGTATTCTAACGCGGTATATGCTGCCGCCTCGAACATTGTGCGCGACCATCATTTGGCTCAAGACTTGGCCCAGGAAGCGTTCGTGAAGGCATGGTTCAAGTTGGGAAGCCTGCAGGATCAGGAGAAATTCGGAAGCTGGCTGCTGATCATCGTCAGGCGCATTTGTCTGGATTGGCTCAGAAGAGCGAAGCTAGTGGAGACGACCGAACTGCCCGCCGATCTGACCGACGGCGAGAATGCCGAGACGATCATGCATCGCCGCGATGCCCGGCATCGCGTCCGGCAGGCGATCAATCTGCTCGAGGAGTCCAATCGCTCTGTGGCGATTCTGTATTTCATGAATGGTTACAGCGCCAGGGAAATTGGCGGACATCTGAACTTGTCCGTGAGTGCCGTAGAAAGCAGGATCAAACGAACGAAAAAAAAATTGAAGGAGGAATTGATGGACATGGCAGAACAAAAAGCAGGGAACGAAAAGGTGGAGCAAACCAACCAGGTGATTCACGACGAGGTCATGTGGCGCATAACGCCGCGCATTGCAACAGTGGAAATTCCGGTCTCTAATTTGAAGCGGTCGATTGAATGGTACACGAACACGTTCGGGCTGTCTGTATGGGTTGAATTGAACAATGCCGCGCTGCTGCACGTGCAGGGCAAAAACGCAACGAGCGCACCCGGGATTTATCTCGTTGAGACCGAATCCCCTGAACGACTCACCTTCAAGAACAGCCACACCGGTGTCGAACATAGTGTCATCGACTTCTATGTGCCGGATCTGGAGCGATTCCATGTATTCTGCAGCGATCAGAAGCTTACGGTGTCGAAAATCAATTACATTGAAGGCATGGGCAAGCAAGGAGGCTTCGGCATCAAGGACCCGGACGGCAACTCCATCGGCATTACCAACGCTACCCTGTTCGGCGCCAAGCCGGAAGATTATTTGTAA
- a CDS encoding glycosyltransferase produces MRHVFFGLSGGLGPILRNVPTAKEFERAGIEVSFSIYGEYGISLLQRLGLPVHMDDDPIRPGARYRIPPQPMFYHLDHYYAQMGLLDKQFTAAWVRNRIRMVEQAKADLIVSDMSPHTIIAAKVLGIPSIAITQSCLHARGKPLFWGHPPRNLPRVTPVINEILRSYRLPEISRMEELHSGDLDIAPSIPELDPIGDNRVIHAGPISMNMHETHRLELPDGQTGILVYPGRMRDASGETGLHLLRAVFSAFARKKVTVVVATSEALPASLLRSCPRNVRIVPTFNEDMLHRFDLFIHHGGHGSCLSAICQGVPSLMIPTQREREFNARQMHRIGAGEYMMPLTFTSAHLYGLSMYMLHEEYRERVRQLRDKVKKRHYGGARLVYEHAVRLQTAHQR; encoded by the coding sequence ATGCGCCACGTATTTTTCGGCCTGAGCGGCGGCCTGGGGCCGATCCTTCGCAATGTGCCGACGGCAAAGGAATTTGAACGTGCCGGGATAGAGGTCAGCTTTAGCATTTACGGCGAATACGGCATTTCCTTGCTGCAGCGGCTCGGGCTTCCGGTACACATGGACGATGATCCAATTCGGCCTGGGGCCCGCTACCGGATACCGCCGCAGCCGATGTTTTATCATCTGGACCATTACTATGCCCAGATGGGCTTGTTGGACAAGCAATTCACAGCTGCTTGGGTACGCAATCGCATTCGCATGGTGGAACAAGCGAAGGCTGACTTGATCGTCTCCGACATGAGTCCGCATACGATAATTGCTGCCAAGGTATTGGGCATTCCGTCTATAGCCATCACGCAATCGTGTTTGCATGCAAGGGGCAAGCCATTGTTTTGGGGCCACCCGCCCCGCAATCTTCCAAGAGTCACTCCTGTGATCAATGAGATTCTTCGTTCGTATCGGCTTCCCGAAATTTCCAGGATGGAGGAGCTGCACTCGGGCGATCTGGATATCGCGCCAAGCATACCCGAGCTGGACCCGATAGGGGACAATCGCGTTATTCATGCCGGACCGATCAGTATGAATATGCATGAGACTCACCGCCTCGAGCTGCCCGATGGCCAAACGGGTATCCTCGTCTATCCGGGAAGAATGCGGGATGCTTCGGGAGAGACAGGCCTGCATTTGCTGAGGGCCGTATTTTCCGCATTTGCGAGAAAAAAGGTAACAGTTGTCGTTGCTACCTCCGAGGCGCTTCCGGCGTCGCTGCTGCGAAGCTGTCCCCGCAACGTGCGCATTGTGCCGACTTTCAATGAGGATATGCTGCATCGCTTCGATCTGTTCATTCATCATGGCGGGCACGGCAGCTGCCTGTCCGCGATTTGTCAGGGCGTGCCCTCCCTGATGATCCCCACGCAGCGGGAGAGGGAATTCAACGCCAGACAGATGCATCGGATTGGCGCGGGTGAATATATGATGCCGCTCACATTCACATCCGCACATCTGTACGGCTTGTCCATGTATATGCTGCATGAAGAGTACCGGGAGCGGGTACGGCAATTGCGGGACAAGGTCAAGAAGCGCCATTACGGGGGAGCGCGACTGGTATACGAGCATGCAGTCAGGCTCCAGACAGCCCATCAGCGCTAG
- a CDS encoding chorismate--pyruvate lyase family protein: METQWPNATASRMLLMSDGSTTRLLESMLDEKLEVAVEQQHIVPASSIAPSIREHLAADATSRLLERRSMLLLPSGQWISRNYVVCKPSLPQPIWEALQSGSLPIGKIWDAHPVMGKRQLLGCGSTNDPADDEHRLLAYKHYVLWNETEPLMYVREHFHPAYVAPPSS, encoded by the coding sequence ATGGAGACGCAATGGCCCAATGCAACGGCATCCCGCATGCTGCTCATGAGCGACGGCTCCACAACCCGTTTGCTGGAAAGCATGCTGGATGAGAAGCTTGAGGTTGCCGTTGAACAACAGCATATCGTTCCAGCTTCCTCGATTGCGCCCTCCATCCGAGAGCATCTTGCGGCGGATGCAACCAGCCGCTTGCTGGAACGCCGATCCATGCTCTTGCTGCCGTCCGGGCAATGGATCTCGCGCAATTATGTCGTGTGCAAGCCGAGCCTTCCTCAACCGATATGGGAGGCGCTGCAGTCCGGCAGCCTCCCAATCGGGAAGATTTGGGATGCCCACCCTGTCATGGGCAAGCGGCAGCTGCTCGGTTGCGGATCAACGAACGATCCCGCCGACGATGAGCATAGGCTGCTCGCGTACAAGCATTATGTCCTGTGGAACGAAACGGAGCCGCTGATGTATGTCCGCGAGCATTTCCATCCTGCCTATGTGGCCCCCCCTTCAAGCTGA
- a CDS encoding HAD hydrolase family protein has product MRIVIDLDGTICQLKKPDQSYAEVLPLPGAQQAIRSLKKQGHEIVIYTARNMKTQGGNVGRVMQHVGKTTIDWLVEYDIPYDELVFGKPYGDLYIDDLACTFHTWQEVMRKLAPEEKEE; this is encoded by the coding sequence ATGAGAATTGTTATTGATTTGGACGGCACCATCTGTCAGTTGAAGAAGCCGGATCAGTCCTATGCGGAAGTGCTTCCTTTGCCCGGCGCACAGCAGGCGATCCGTTCCTTGAAGAAGCAGGGGCACGAAATCGTGATCTATACCGCGCGAAATATGAAGACCCAGGGCGGCAATGTGGGCCGGGTTATGCAGCATGTGGGCAAGACGACGATAGACTGGCTGGTCGAGTACGACATCCCTTACGACGAGCTTGTGTTTGGCAAGCCCTATGGGGATCTGTATATTGATGATCTTGCATGCACGTTCCATACTTGGCAGGAAGTCATGCGCAAGCTGGCCCCTGAGGAGAAGGAGGAATGA
- a CDS encoding sugar phosphate isomerase/epimerase family protein — MSLSPLRYSYQMTLWGNRYKEGMQYLRGTIVQGIEVGSAILMRYERDAAAWISLTEQFGLRTSAVYEFGHFDNWPKRREIYLHHDRVAKLLEKADVPLAILGPGLRFRKQRTTEDNERLLRMIAEIAKRYEAHGVRMAIHPHWGHCIFAQEDIHLVMSHTHPTVGLVPDLGHLAEAGADIMAVLQTYLNRIPCIHLKDYVTQPAAPSGPHQRRLRFCEMGYGIANIVQVVSYLQQAGFPGWLTLEAEEDILSTPEAATEDMLQYVSRLGVG; from the coding sequence ATGAGCCTGAGCCCGCTACGCTATTCCTATCAGATGACTCTTTGGGGGAACCGCTACAAGGAAGGCATGCAATATTTGCGCGGCACCATCGTGCAGGGAATTGAAGTAGGCAGCGCCATTCTGATGCGCTATGAGCGTGACGCCGCGGCATGGATCAGCTTGACCGAGCAATTCGGATTGCGGACATCCGCTGTATATGAATTCGGTCATTTCGATAACTGGCCCAAACGGCGCGAGATCTACTTGCACCACGACCGGGTGGCCAAATTGCTGGAAAAGGCCGATGTCCCGCTCGCCATTCTCGGTCCGGGCCTTCGGTTTCGGAAACAGCGCACGACGGAAGATAACGAGCGGCTGCTGCGCATGATTGCGGAGATTGCCAAGCGATATGAGGCGCATGGCGTACGCATGGCGATTCATCCGCATTGGGGTCACTGCATATTCGCTCAAGAAGACATTCACCTGGTGATGTCGCATACGCATCCAACCGTTGGACTCGTGCCGGATCTCGGTCATTTGGCGGAAGCGGGAGCAGATATCATGGCCGTTCTGCAGACATATCTGAACCGCATCCCGTGTATTCATCTCAAGGATTACGTGACGCAGCCGGCGGCGCCGTCCGGTCCGCACCAGCGGCGTCTTCGCTTCTGTGAAATGGGATACGGCATTGCGAATATCGTTCAGGTCGTCTCCTATTTGCAGCAGGCCGGATTTCCGGGCTGGTTGACGTTGGAGGCGGAAGAAGACATCCTGTCCACACCCGAAGCCGCAACGGAGGATATGCTGCAGTATGTAAGCCGGCTGGGGGTGGGGTGA
- a CDS encoding acyl carrier protein has protein sequence MGAGDVNSMVKQTLAQLLAMHADQISDQDELYENLGIDSSTVVTLLLDLELACSVEFDMEALQPEHLATVGSLAEYIRELQSAQIEREG, from the coding sequence ATGGGTGCGGGCGATGTGAACAGCATGGTGAAGCAGACCTTGGCGCAATTGCTGGCGATGCACGCGGATCAGATCAGCGATCAAGATGAATTGTACGAGAATCTGGGGATCGACTCCTCTACAGTTGTCACCCTGCTGCTCGACTTGGAGCTGGCATGCAGCGTGGAATTTGACATGGAAGCGCTGCAGCCGGAGCATCTGGCAACGGTGGGGAGTTTGGCGGAATATATTCGGGAACTGCAGTCTGCCCAAATAGAGAGGGAGGGATAG
- a CDS encoding SDR family oxidoreductase, giving the protein MRILVIGGTIFVGHHIVEAALRAGHEVTLFNRGQSNPDAFPEAEKLVGDRNSDLTALKGRSWDAVIDTSGYIPKTVKRLAELLADAVEHYTFISSISVYKEFMIPGMDENGPLREMDDPDSEDVWNYYGELKVLSERHLDALMPGRALHLRSGLIAGPRDPMDRFTYWAARVQRGGKVLAPGQPQDPVQIIDVRDLAEWSIAMVEARQSGPFNVVGPDYPLTFGRLLAECKAVSGSDAEFEWVDSDFLMDKKVIPWDEMPLWNPCQGETANMIYYLAQSNRKALAHGLRFRPLADTIRDVLAWDATRPADQIRSAGLAARKESRLLAEWQALKKQS; this is encoded by the coding sequence GTGAGAATACTGGTCATTGGCGGAACGATATTTGTCGGGCATCATATAGTGGAAGCGGCTTTGCGGGCAGGACATGAAGTAACCTTGTTCAATCGGGGACAATCGAATCCGGATGCCTTCCCGGAGGCAGAGAAGCTGGTTGGCGACCGGAACAGCGATTTGACTGCGTTGAAGGGAAGAAGCTGGGACGCGGTCATTGACACGTCGGGCTATATTCCCAAGACAGTGAAGCGGCTGGCCGAATTGCTGGCGGATGCTGTGGAGCACTACACCTTTATTTCCAGCATTTCTGTATATAAGGAATTCATGATTCCCGGCATGGATGAGAATGGCCCGCTGCGGGAAATGGATGATCCGGACAGTGAGGACGTATGGAATTACTACGGTGAGTTGAAGGTGCTGTCCGAGCGGCATCTTGATGCGCTTATGCCGGGCAGGGCGCTTCATCTGCGCTCCGGTCTGATTGCAGGTCCCCGCGATCCGATGGATCGGTTCACATACTGGGCTGCCCGGGTACAACGCGGCGGAAAGGTGCTGGCGCCTGGTCAGCCGCAAGATCCCGTTCAAATTATTGACGTTCGGGATCTGGCCGAATGGTCGATTGCGATGGTAGAGGCGAGGCAGAGCGGTCCATTCAATGTCGTCGGCCCGGACTATCCGCTGACCTTCGGGCGGCTGCTGGCTGAATGCAAGGCTGTCTCCGGGAGCGATGCGGAGTTCGAATGGGTGGATTCCGATTTCCTGATGGACAAGAAGGTCATTCCTTGGGACGAAATGCCTCTCTGGAATCCGTGTCAAGGGGAAACCGCCAATATGATTTACTATTTGGCGCAGAGCAACCGGAAGGCACTGGCCCACGGGCTGCGCTTCCGGCCGCTTGCCGACACGATCCGCGATGTGCTGGCGTGGGATGCCACACGTCCCGCGGATCAAATCCGCAGCGCAGGCTTGGCTGCCAGGAAAGAAAGCAGGCTGCTGGCAGAGTGGCAGGCGCTCAAGAAACAAAGCTGA
- a CDS encoding phosphotransferase, which translates to MDYFRIPARSFNSLEYDDSRNQVTKRSMDKDKLRDEIRWYLHVPDSLQRYLPQIIDFGLEDELYLTMAWVRLPTVHQLYMDKPDDWRLMEAILGRLQDALACMSLPAAPPAITREQLTEIYVNKTMRRLVRLHQQQEWVRHIYARGSVVLNGSTYPCPIRYLEENPQVPAILLERPVPRIVHGDLCFPNMFFDERQEQLILIDPRGAFGVPGIYGDGRYDLAKVRHSLSGYDCIIANRFQADASAHGLTVALAVQRKQAAWREAWDDICGPSLEEIRMAEALLFLSMASLHADHPRRQVAMYGLGTKLLFDIVGE; encoded by the coding sequence ATGGATTATTTCCGGATTCCTGCTCGATCGTTCAATAGCCTGGAGTATGATGATTCCCGCAATCAGGTAACGAAACGGAGTATGGACAAGGACAAGCTCAGAGACGAAATACGCTGGTATCTGCATGTGCCGGACTCCCTGCAACGATACCTGCCCCAGATCATCGATTTTGGCTTGGAAGATGAGCTGTATTTGACCATGGCGTGGGTGCGATTGCCTACCGTGCACCAGCTTTATATGGATAAACCAGACGACTGGAGGCTGATGGAAGCCATACTCGGACGATTGCAGGACGCTTTGGCCTGCATGTCCCTGCCTGCGGCTCCTCCTGCAATCACAAGGGAACAGCTGACTGAGATTTATGTGAATAAGACGATGCGCAGGCTGGTGCGGCTGCATCAGCAGCAGGAGTGGGTCCGGCACATATATGCCCGCGGCAGTGTCGTGTTGAATGGCAGCACTTATCCATGTCCGATTCGCTATTTGGAGGAGAATCCGCAGGTGCCTGCTATACTGCTGGAGCGCCCGGTTCCGCGCATTGTGCATGGAGACCTGTGCTTCCCCAATATGTTTTTCGATGAGCGGCAGGAGCAGCTGATTCTGATTGATCCAAGGGGAGCCTTTGGAGTGCCAGGCATATACGGTGACGGCCGATATGATCTGGCCAAGGTGCGCCACAGTCTGTCCGGCTATGACTGCATCATCGCCAACCGCTTTCAGGCCGATGCATCCGCGCACGGGCTGACAGTGGCTCTGGCTGTTCAGCGCAAGCAAGCGGCCTGGCGGGAGGCTTGGGACGATATTTGCGGGCCAAGCCTGGAGGAGATTCGCATGGCGGAAGCTCTGCTGTTCCTGTCGATGGCTTCGCTGCATGCCGACCATCCCCGCAGGCAAGTAGCCATGTATGGGCTGGGAACCAAACTGCTGTTCGACATTGTGGGGGAGTGA
- a CDS encoding VOC family protein — protein MAFQRIDSVFLPVSNVEKSARWYEDILGFTLEIQDKKWKYYSLRLDGSDKNTCPWVTLYEQHTVQPADHMPFNLYTPDGSEAHQQLQARGVKVSEMLHTGSMLVFEVFDPDDHRIGIVSWPM, from the coding sequence ATGGCTTTTCAACGTATTGATTCTGTGTTTCTTCCAGTATCGAATGTAGAGAAATCAGCTCGGTGGTACGAGGACATTCTTGGTTTCACGCTGGAAATCCAGGATAAGAAGTGGAAGTACTATTCGCTGCGGCTGGATGGATCGGACAAGAATACTTGCCCGTGGGTTACGCTCTATGAACAGCATACCGTGCAGCCTGCTGATCATATGCCGTTCAATTTGTATACGCCGGACGGCAGTGAAGCGCATCAGCAATTGCAGGCGCGGGGCGTGAAGGTATCCGAAATGCTCCATACCGGCAGCATGCTGGTGTTCGAAGTGTTCGATCCGGATGACCACCGGATCGGCATTGTCAGCTGGCCCATGTAA
- a CDS encoding sulfite exporter TauE/SafE family protein yields the protein MENAYSYQRRLIWALVSVAAGILIAGFWNYHLVDGFGRNIVSGKTIGDSAELAQSFSMNGYGFGMLFAAVAGLAATFTACNCVVFSMIPSLTCSNGQSPVKTALRSLLVFSAAVLLISAVYGFIVGLLGKAYVEQLNVREVRLLQAQITFSLLGIAMLVWAALSFGFLNRMVRRLPERLVLFFSSTSAKAGILGVFVGLFSVGRPFPVFRDFLTYAVASNNPLYTAFVMCLQGLGQIAVMVVLMVLLAYLFRRKIISWMETRPHQPQLVSAIALAAGGAYFLYYWGIGRLFDIGSWGFKLGWY from the coding sequence ATGGAAAATGCTTATAGTTATCAACGCCGCCTCATCTGGGCACTGGTCTCCGTAGCGGCAGGCATCCTGATCGCGGGGTTTTGGAATTACCATCTGGTAGACGGCTTCGGCCGCAACATTGTCTCAGGCAAGACGATTGGAGACTCCGCTGAACTGGCGCAATCATTCAGCATGAACGGATATGGCTTTGGCATGTTGTTTGCCGCTGTCGCCGGACTCGCCGCCACGTTTACCGCATGCAACTGTGTCGTCTTCTCCATGATTCCAAGCCTGACGTGCTCCAATGGGCAATCGCCCGTCAAAACAGCGCTGCGTTCGCTGCTTGTCTTCTCCGCTGCCGTCTTGCTCATCAGCGCTGTATACGGATTTATAGTCGGCCTGTTGGGCAAAGCCTATGTAGAGCAATTGAACGTGCGGGAAGTGCGCCTTCTGCAAGCGCAAATAACATTCTCGCTACTAGGGATCGCCATGCTGGTCTGGGCGGCATTGTCCTTCGGATTTTTGAACCGCATGGTGCGGCGGTTGCCCGAAAGGCTGGTCCTCTTCTTCTCCTCAACCAGCGCAAAAGCAGGCATTCTCGGTGTGTTCGTCGGATTGTTCTCGGTAGGCAGGCCGTTCCCGGTGTTCCGCGATTTCCTGACCTATGCGGTCGCGTCGAACAACCCGTTGTACACAGCCTTCGTCATGTGCCTGCAAGGATTGGGGCAGATCGCCGTCATGGTGGTGTTGATGGTGCTGCTGGCATACCTGTTCAGAAGAAAAATCATCAGCTGGATGGAAACGCGTCCCCATCAGCCGCAGCTTGTCAGCGCCATAGCGTTGGCGGCAGGCGGAGCATACTTTCTCTACTATTGGGGGATCGGCCGCTTGTTTGATATCGGCAGCTGGGGCTTCAAGCTAGGCTGGTACTAA